From one Trifolium pratense cultivar HEN17-A07 linkage group LG1, ARS_RC_1.1, whole genome shotgun sequence genomic stretch:
- the LOC123894567 gene encoding uncharacterized protein LOC123894567 — translation MPPRNAPDPVLDNSSPYFVHPGDGPSSVVVTPLLTGSNYQSWACSMKRALGAKMKLEFFDGSLPMPEDDFYPAFLVFLENAIDIWNDLRERFSQGDLIRISELQQEIHALKQENRFVIDFYSDLRVLWEELELYLPFPTCTCRQRCACEAMRSAHRNHTLLQTIRFITGLNDNFSTVKSQILLIDPLPSINKVFHMVIQHERQGNFSEPDESKILVNAAKSNKAASGSKPPRNCTYCGKDNHFVENCFKKNGVPPHMKKFASANAATEGVIVYQGASSEPIAAAPPSMSQEQYDKLMSLLQNSNLASTSASASSVKVGSSMVTDHTSVIHKGISHSLHNACVLGTWIIDLGASHHICSSLSWFQSYIEINPINITLPNGNFAIAKLFGTVQFSPQFVITNVLFVPNFSINLIAVSKLCQSPHYIVNFTNSHCIIHDKKNLKMIGSADEHDGLYHLKLTNKVAHVASIDGSNHKSIPKSALWHFRLGHPSHLRLASLHNKFPYVIADPNGICDICHLAKHKKLPYVIPL, via the exons ATGCCTCCTCGCAACGCTCCCGATCCTGTTCTTGATAACTCTTCTCCCTACTTCGTTCATCCTGGTGATGGACCTAGTTCTGTGGTAGTTACGCCACTTCTCACCGGTTCTAACTACCAGTCTTGGGCGTGTTCGATGAAACGTGCGTTAGGAGCTAAGATGAAGCTCGAGTTTTTTGATGGTTCTCTTCCTATGCCTGAAGATGACTTTTATCCTGCGTTTC TTGTTTTTCTTGAAAACGCCATTGACATTTGGAACGATCTTCGTGAACGCTTCTCTCAAGGTGACTTGATTCGAATTTCTGAATTGCAACAAGAAATTCATGCTTTGAAGCAAGAAAATCGTTTTGTTATTGATTTCTACTCTGATCTCAGAGTTCTTTGGGAAGAATTGGAGCTGTATCTTCCTTTTCCTACTTGTACTTGTCGCCAACGATGTGCTTGTGAGGCTATGCGTTCTGCACACAGGAATCACACTCTTCTTCAAACAATTCGTTTCATTACGGGTTTGAATGACAATTTCTCAACTGTGAAGTCACAGATCTTGCTCATTGATCCTCTTCCTTCAATCAACAAAGTTTTTCATATGGTGATTCAGCATGAACGCCAAGGTAATTTCTCTGAGCCTGATGAATCTAAGATTCTTGTCAATGCAGCTAAGTCAAATAAAGCTGCTTCTGGTTCCAAGCCTCCTCGTAATTGCACTTATTGTGGTAAGGATAATCACTTTGTTGAGAATTGCTTCAAGAAGAATGGTGTTCCTCCACATATGAAGAAGTTTGCATCTGCTAATGCTGCAACTGAGGGAGTGATC gtgtatcaGGGAGCCTCCTCTGAGCCAATTGCAGCTGCTCCTCCTTCAATGTCTCAAGAGCAGTATGATAAGCTAATGTCACTGCTTCAGAATTCTAATCTTGCTTCTACTTCTGCCTCTGCAAGTTCAGTTAAGGTTGGTTCTTCTATGGTCACTGATCATACATCAGTGATTCACAAAGGTATATCTCATTCCCTTCATAATGCATGTGTTCTTGGTACTTGGATCATTGATTTAGGTGCTAGTCACCACATATGCAGTTCTTTATCTTGGTTTCAATCATACATTGAAATTAATCCTATCAATATTACTCTTCCAAATGGTAATTTTGCTATTGCAAAACTTTTTGGTACTGTTCAGTTTTCACCACAATTTGTCATTACTAATGTTCTATTTGTTCCAAATTTTTCCATTAATTTGATTGCAGTTTCAAAATTGTGTCAGTCACCTCACTATATAGTCAATTTTACTAATTCACACTGTATTATTCATGACAAGAAGAATTTGAAGATGATTGGTTCAGCTGATGAACATGATGGATTGTATCATCTCAAGCTTACAAATAAAGTAGCTCATGTGGCATCCATTGATGGATCTAACCACAAATCTATCCCTAAGTCAGCTCTTTGGCATTTCAGATTAGGACACCCTTCCCACCTTAGATTAGCTAGCTTGCACAATAAATTTCCCTATGTAATAGCAGATCCAAATGGAATATGTGACATTTGTCACCTTGCTAAGCACAAAAAACTTCCCTATGTAATACCACTTTGA